The following coding sequences are from one Ctenopharyngodon idella isolate HZGC_01 chromosome 17, HZGC01, whole genome shotgun sequence window:
- the LOC127498065 gene encoding uncharacterized protein LOC127498065 isoform X29 yields MEALNFLLCLLLTAYQANTIGSWTTGDWLYTTEVPSEPCGDYLTDWMGEFFSPRYPNSYPDNARCTWTIHSTGGTTVLLTFTDVYLETCCDYIRVYDGPSTLYPLLDEIRDYKNKRYNSSNNDLTVLFYSDGSISRRGFHANWVFVDSNSCRHNCGRSLGSCSCNDSCQDNRNCCYDYDSYCSETTIETTTAATTTFWIETTAPSCRYNCGHDFYRCSCTYDCQYYGNCCPDYDSYCFMTTTTTQETTTTQETTTTQETTTTQETTTTQETTTTTQETTTEFIIVDEGSCENYCGELLPICACDDLCQNYNDCCPDYDNYCLITTERPTTTEFPSCMNNCGHNLGRCSCNYNCHNYGICCPDYDSYCLETTTETTTETTTTETTTTETTTTETTTATTYWIDTTAPSCRYSCGYDLGSCSCSHDCQYYGNNCCPDYESFCIATIHPPDDPTAPSCMYNCGYHLGYCSCSRACLFFGDCCHDYQNVCLRTTTPTTRTTTTKSAGLNIEPARENINANNTRMGRFNASIAFYTSSSFYQQIYDSPYEVNLNQLLYVQVKLNRPDNSLDLFLDTCVASPNPSDFKDRSFDLLRNGCPRDNTYYSYTSGQHYYAQFSFRAFKVLRTHAYVYLQCKVIICPDNDYNSRCRQGCRFRRKRSLDSTYHTNTVTLGPIKLKGGRRTFKAA; encoded by the exons ATGGAAGCTCTGAATTTCCTTCTCTGTCTGCTTCTAACTGCCTATCAAG CAAACACTATTGGGTCATGgacaacag gtGACTGGCTGTATACTACTGAGGTTCCTTCAG AACCATGTGGTGACTATCTGACAGATTGGATGGGTGAATTTTTCAGCCCCCGGTACCCAAATAGCTACCCTGATAATGCACGATGCACATGGACCATTCATAGCACTGGGGGAACAACTGTGCTATTGACCTTCACTGATGTTTA TTTGGAAACATGTTGTGATTACATCAGAGTATATGATGGTCCTTCTACCCTCTACCCGTTACTGGACGAAATACGAGACTACAAGAACAAACGCTACAACTCCAGCAACAATGATCTGACGGTGCTTTTCTACAGTGATGGCAGTATATCAAGAAGAGGATTTCATGCAAACTGGGTCTTTGTAG ATTCCAATTCATGCAGGCATAACTGTGGACGCTCCCTTGGCTCTTGTTCCTGTAATGATTCCTGTCAGGACAATAGAAACTGCTGTTATGACTACGACA GCTACTGCTCAGAAACAACAAtagaaacaacaacagcagcaacaacaacattCTGGATTGAGACAACAG CTCCCTCCTGCAGGTATAACTGTGGACACGACTTCTACAGATGCTCATGCACCTACGACTGTCAGTACTATGGCAACTGTTGCCCTGACTACGACA GCTACTGTTtcatgacaacaacaacaacacaagaaacaacaacaacacaagagacaacaacaacacaagaaacaacaacaacacaagagacaacaacaacacaagaaacaacaacaacaacacaagaaACAACAACTGAGTTTATAATAG TAGACGAAGGCTCCTGCGAGAATTATTGTGGTGAATTACTTCCCATCTGTGCATGTGACGACCTCTGTCAAAATTATAATGACTGTTGCCCTGATTACGACA ACTACTGCCTTATAACAACTGAACGGCCAACTACAACAG AATTCCCCTCCTGCATGAATAACTGTGGACACAACCTCGGCCGCTGCTCATGCAACTACAACTGTCATAACTATGGCATCTGTTGCCCTGACTATGACA GCTACTGCTtagaaacaacaacagaaacaacaacagaaacaacaacaacagaaacaacaacaacagaaacaacaacaacagaaacaacaacagcaacaacatacTGGATTGATACAACAG CTCCCTCCTGCAGGTATTCCTGTGGATACGACCTCGGCAGCTGCTCATGCAGCCACGACTGTCAGTACTATGGCAACAACTGTTGCCCAGATTATGAAA GCTTCTGCATAGCAACAATTCACCCGCCAGATGATCCAACAG CTCCCTCCTGCATGTATAACTGTGGGTACCACCTTGGGTACTGTTCATGCTCCAGGGCCTGTCTTTTTTTTGGTGACTGTTGCCATGACTACCAAA ACGTCTGCTTAAGAACAACAACACcaacaacaagaacaacaacaacaaagtcaGCAG GGCTGAACATCGAACCTGCCAGGGAGAACATCAATGCCAACAACACAAGAATGGGCCGCTTCAATGCCAGCATAGCCTTCTACACCTCCAGCAGTTTCTACCAACAAATCTATGACTCTCCATATGAAGTCAACCTGAACCAGCTTCTGTATGTTCAAGTCAAGCTAAACAGGCCTGACAACAGCCTGGATCTCTTTCTGGACACCTGTGTAGCGTCTCCAAATCCCAGTGACTTCAAAGACCGTTCCTTTGACCTGCTGCGTAACGG ATGTCCCAGAGACAACACTTATTATTCCTACACCAGCGGTCAGCACTATTATGCTCAGTTCAGTTTCCGGGCTTTCAAGGTTCTCCGGACTCACGCCTACGTGTACCTGCAGTGTAAAGTGATCATCTGCCCCGATAACGATTACAACTCTCGCTGCCGTCAAGGATGTCGCTTCCGTCGCAAGAGATCCCTCGACAGCACCTACCACACCAATACTGTGACGCTGGGGCCAATCAAACTCAAAG GAGGGAGACGCACTTTCAAGGCAGCGTGA
- the LOC127498065 gene encoding uncharacterized protein LOC127498065 isoform X19, whose protein sequence is MEALNFLLCLLLTAYQANTIGSWTTGDWLYTTEVPSEPCGDYLTDWMGEFFSPRYPNSYPDNARCTWTIHSTGGTTVLLTFTDVYLETCCDYIRVYDGPSTLYPLLDEIRDYKNKRYNSSNNDLTVLFYSDGSISRRGFHANWVFVDSNSCRHNCGRSLGSCSCNDSCQDNRNCCYDYDSYCSETTIETTTAATTTFWIETTAPSCRYNCGHDFYRCSCTYDCQYYGNCCPDYDSYCFMTTTTTQETTTTQETTTTQETTTTQETTTTQETTTTTQETTTEFIIVDEGSCENYCGELLPICACDDLCQNYNDCCPDYDNYCLITTERPTTTEFPSCMNNCGHNLGRCSCNYNCHNYGICCPDYDSYCLETTTETTTETTTTETTTTETTTTETTTATTYWIDTTAPSCMYNCGHDFGSCSCTYDCHNYGNCCPDYDNYCFITTEQSTTTAPSCRYSCGYDLGSCSCSHDCQYYGNNCCPDYESFCIATIHPPDDPTAPSCMYNCGYHLGYCSCSRACLFFGDCCHDYQNVCLRTTTPTTRTTTTKSAGLNIEPARENINANNTRMGRFNASIAFYTSSSFYQQIYDSPYEVNLNQLLYVQVKLNRPDNSLDLFLDTCVASPNPSDFKDRSFDLLRNGCPRDNTYYSYTSGQHYYAQFSFRAFKVLRTHAYVYLQCKVIICPDNDYNSRCRQGCRFRRKRSLDSTYHTNTVTLGPIKLKGGRRTFKAA, encoded by the exons ATGGAAGCTCTGAATTTCCTTCTCTGTCTGCTTCTAACTGCCTATCAAG CAAACACTATTGGGTCATGgacaacag gtGACTGGCTGTATACTACTGAGGTTCCTTCAG AACCATGTGGTGACTATCTGACAGATTGGATGGGTGAATTTTTCAGCCCCCGGTACCCAAATAGCTACCCTGATAATGCACGATGCACATGGACCATTCATAGCACTGGGGGAACAACTGTGCTATTGACCTTCACTGATGTTTA TTTGGAAACATGTTGTGATTACATCAGAGTATATGATGGTCCTTCTACCCTCTACCCGTTACTGGACGAAATACGAGACTACAAGAACAAACGCTACAACTCCAGCAACAATGATCTGACGGTGCTTTTCTACAGTGATGGCAGTATATCAAGAAGAGGATTTCATGCAAACTGGGTCTTTGTAG ATTCCAATTCATGCAGGCATAACTGTGGACGCTCCCTTGGCTCTTGTTCCTGTAATGATTCCTGTCAGGACAATAGAAACTGCTGTTATGACTACGACA GCTACTGCTCAGAAACAACAAtagaaacaacaacagcagcaacaacaacattCTGGATTGAGACAACAG CTCCCTCCTGCAGGTATAACTGTGGACACGACTTCTACAGATGCTCATGCACCTACGACTGTCAGTACTATGGCAACTGTTGCCCTGACTACGACA GCTACTGTTtcatgacaacaacaacaacacaagaaacaacaacaacacaagagacaacaacaacacaagaaacaacaacaacacaagagacaacaacaacacaagaaacaacaacaacaacacaagaaACAACAACTGAGTTTATAATAG TAGACGAAGGCTCCTGCGAGAATTATTGTGGTGAATTACTTCCCATCTGTGCATGTGACGACCTCTGTCAAAATTATAATGACTGTTGCCCTGATTACGACA ACTACTGCCTTATAACAACTGAACGGCCAACTACAACAG AATTCCCCTCCTGCATGAATAACTGTGGACACAACCTCGGCCGCTGCTCATGCAACTACAACTGTCATAACTATGGCATCTGTTGCCCTGACTATGACA GCTACTGCTtagaaacaacaacagaaacaacaacagaaacaacaacaacagaaacaacaacaacagaaacaacaacaacagaaacaacaacagcaacaacatacTGGATTGATACAACAG CTCCTTCCTGCATGTATAACTGTGGACACGACTTCGGCAGCTGCTCATGCACCTACGACTGTCATAACTATGGCAACTGTTGCCCTGACTACGACA ACTACTGCTTTATAACAACTGAACAGTCAACTACAACAG CTCCCTCCTGCAGGTATTCCTGTGGATATGACCTCGGCAGCTGCTCATGCAGCCACGACTGTCAGTACTATGGCAACAACTGTTGCCCTGATTATGAAA GCTTCTGCATAGCAACAATTCACCCGCCAGATGATCCAACAG CTCCCTCCTGCATGTATAACTGTGGGTACCACCTTGGGTACTGTTCATGCTCCAGGGCCTGTCTTTTTTTTGGTGACTGTTGCCATGACTACCAAA ACGTCTGCTTAAGAACAACAACACcaacaacaagaacaacaacaacaaagtcaGCAG GGCTGAACATCGAACCTGCCAGGGAGAACATCAATGCCAACAACACAAGAATGGGCCGCTTCAATGCCAGCATAGCCTTCTACACCTCCAGCAGTTTCTACCAACAAATCTATGACTCTCCATATGAAGTCAACCTGAACCAGCTTCTGTATGTTCAAGTCAAGCTAAACAGGCCTGACAACAGCCTGGATCTCTTTCTGGACACCTGTGTAGCGTCTCCAAATCCCAGTGACTTCAAAGACCGTTCCTTTGACCTGCTGCGTAACGG ATGTCCCAGAGACAACACTTATTATTCCTACACCAGCGGTCAGCACTATTATGCTCAGTTCAGTTTCCGGGCTTTCAAGGTTCTCCGGACTCACGCCTACGTGTACCTGCAGTGTAAAGTGATCATCTGCCCCGATAACGATTACAACTCTCGCTGCCGTCAAGGATGTCGCTTCCGTCGCAAGAGATCCCTCGACAGCACCTACCACACCAATACTGTGACGCTGGGGCCAATCAAACTCAAAG GAGGGAGACGCACTTTCAAGGCAGCGTGA
- the LOC127498065 gene encoding uncharacterized protein LOC127498065 isoform X27, protein MEALNFLLCLLLTAYQANTIGSWTTGDWLYTTEVPSEPCGDYLTDWMGEFFSPRYPNSYPDNARCTWTIHSTGGTTVLLTFTDVYLETCCDYIRVYDGPSTLYPLLDEIRDYKNKRYNSSNNDLTVLFYSDGSISRRGFHANWVFVDSNSCRHNCGRSLGSCSCNDSCQDNRNCCYDYDSYCSETTIETTTAATTTFWIETTAPSCRYNCGHDFYRCSCTYDCQYYGNCCPDYDSYCFMTTTTTQETTTTQETTTTQETTTTQETTTTQETTTTTQETTTEFIIVDEGSCENYCGELLPICACDDLCQNYNDCCPDYDNYCLITTERPTTTEFPSCMNNCGHNLGRCSCNYNCHNYGICCPDYDSYCLETTTETTTETTTTETTTTETTTTETTTATTYWIDTTAPSCRYSCGYDLGSCSCSHDCQYYGNNCCPDYESFCIATIHPPDDPTAPSCMYNCGYHLGYCSCSRACLFFGDCCHDYQNVCLRTTTPTTRTTTTKSAGLNIEPARENINANNTRMGRFNASIAFYTSSSFYQQIYDSPYEVNLNQLLYVQVKLNRPDNSLDLFLDTCVASPNPSDFKDRSFDLLRNGCPRDNTYYSYTSGQHYYAQFSFRAFKVLRTHAYVYLQCKVIICPDNDYNSRCRQGCRFRRKRSLDSTYHTNTVTLGPIKLKGGRRTFKAA, encoded by the exons ATGGAAGCTCTGAATTTCCTTCTCTGTCTGCTTCTAACTGCCTATCAAG CAAACACTATTGGGTCATGgacaacag gtGACTGGCTGTATACTACTGAGGTTCCTTCAG AACCATGTGGTGACTATCTGACAGATTGGATGGGTGAATTTTTCAGCCCCCGGTACCCAAATAGCTACCCTGATAATGCACGATGCACATGGACCATTCATAGCACTGGGGGAACAACTGTGCTATTGACCTTCACTGATGTTTA TTTGGAAACATGTTGTGATTACATCAGAGTATATGATGGTCCTTCTACCCTCTACCCGTTACTGGACGAAATACGAGACTACAAGAACAAACGCTACAACTCCAGCAACAATGATCTGACGGTGCTTTTCTACAGTGATGGCAGTATATCAAGAAGAGGATTTCATGCAAACTGGGTCTTTGTAG ATTCCAATTCATGCAGGCATAACTGTGGACGCTCCCTTGGCTCTTGTTCCTGTAATGATTCCTGTCAGGACAATAGAAACTGCTGTTATGACTACGACA GCTACTGCTCAGAAACAACAAtagaaacaacaacagcagcaacaacaacattCTGGATTGAGACAACAG CTCCCTCCTGCAGGTATAACTGTGGACACGACTTCTACAGATGCTCATGCACCTACGACTGTCAGTACTATGGCAACTGTTGCCCTGACTACGACA GCTACTGTTtcatgacaacaacaacaacacaagaaacaacaacaacacaagagacaacaacaacacaagaaacaacaacaacacaagagacaacaacaacacaagaaacaacaacaacaacacaagaaACAACAACTGAGTTTATAATAG TAGACGAAGGCTCCTGCGAGAATTATTGTGGTGAATTACTTCCCATCTGTGCATGTGACGACCTCTGTCAAAATTATAATGACTGTTGCCCTGATTACGACA ACTACTGCCTTATAACAACTGAACGGCCAACTACAACAG AATTCCCCTCCTGCATGAATAACTGTGGACACAACCTCGGCCGCTGCTCATGCAACTACAACTGTCATAACTATGGCATCTGTTGCCCTGACTATGACA GCTACTGCTtagaaacaacaacagaaacaacaacagaaacaacaacaacagaaacaacaacaacagaaacaacaacaacagaaacaacaacagcaacaacatacTGGATTGATACAACAG CTCCCTCCTGCAGGTATTCCTGTGGATATGACCTCGGCAGCTGCTCATGCAGCCACGACTGTCAGTACTATGGCAACAACTGTTGCCCTGATTATGAAA GCTTCTGCATAGCAACAATTCACCCGCCAGATGATCCAACAG CTCCCTCCTGCATGTATAACTGTGGGTACCACCTTGGGTACTGTTCATGCTCCAGGGCCTGTCTTTTTTTTGGTGACTGTTGCCATGACTACCAAA ACGTCTGCTTAAGAACAACAACACcaacaacaagaacaacaacaacaaagtcaGCAG GGCTGAACATCGAACCTGCCAGGGAGAACATCAATGCCAACAACACAAGAATGGGCCGCTTCAATGCCAGCATAGCCTTCTACACCTCCAGCAGTTTCTACCAACAAATCTATGACTCTCCATATGAAGTCAACCTGAACCAGCTTCTGTATGTTCAAGTCAAGCTAAACAGGCCTGACAACAGCCTGGATCTCTTTCTGGACACCTGTGTAGCGTCTCCAAATCCCAGTGACTTCAAAGACCGTTCCTTTGACCTGCTGCGTAACGG ATGTCCCAGAGACAACACTTATTATTCCTACACCAGCGGTCAGCACTATTATGCTCAGTTCAGTTTCCGGGCTTTCAAGGTTCTCCGGACTCACGCCTACGTGTACCTGCAGTGTAAAGTGATCATCTGCCCCGATAACGATTACAACTCTCGCTGCCGTCAAGGATGTCGCTTCCGTCGCAAGAGATCCCTCGACAGCACCTACCACACCAATACTGTGACGCTGGGGCCAATCAAACTCAAAG GAGGGAGACGCACTTTCAAGGCAGCGTGA
- the LOC127498065 gene encoding uncharacterized protein LOC127498065 isoform X4 produces the protein MEALNFLLCLLLTAYQANTIGSWTTGDWLYTTEVPSEPCGDYLTDWMGEFFSPRYPNSYPDNARCTWTIHSTGGTTVLLTFTDVYLETCCDYIRVYDGPSTLYPLLDEIRDYKNKRYNSSNNDLTVLFYSDGSISRRGFHANWVFVDSNSCRHNCGRSLGSCSCDDSCQDNRNCCYDYDSYCSETTATTYWIDTTAPSCRYNCGHDFGSCSCTHDCQYYGNCCPDYDSYCFMTTTTTQETTTTQETTTTQETTTTQETTTTQETTTTTQETTTEFIIVDEGSCENYCGELLPICACDDLCQNYNDCCPDYDNYCLITTERPTTTEFPSCMNNCGHNLGRCSCNYNCHNYGICCPDYDSYCLETTTETTTETTTTETTTTETTTTETTTATTYWIDTTAPSCRYSCGYDLGSCSCSHDCQYYGNNCCPDYESFCIATIHPPDDPTAPSCMYNCGYHLGYCSCSRACLFFGDCCHDYQNACLRTTTPTTRTTTTKSAAPSCMWNCGHDFGSCSCTHDCQYYGNCCPDYDSYCFMTTTTTQETTTTQETTTTQETTTTQETTTTQETTTTQETTTTQETTTTQETTTTQETTTTQETTTTQETTTEFIIVDEGSCENYCGEFLPICACDDLCQNYNDCCPDYDNYCLITTERPTTTEFPSCMNNCGHNLGRCSCNYNCHNYGICCPDYDSYCLETTTETTTTETTTTETTTATTYWIDTTAPSCMYNCGHDFGSCSCTYDCHNYGNCCPDYDNYCFITTEQSTTTAPSCRYSCGYDLGSCSCSHDCQYYGNNCCPDYESFCIATIHPPDDPTAPSCMYNCGYHLGYCSCSRACLFFGDCCHDYQNVCLRTTTPTTRTTTTKSAGLNIEPARENINANNTRMGRFNASIAFYTSSSFYQQIYDSPYEVNLNQLLYVQVKLNRPDNSLDLFLDTCVASPNPSDFKDRSFDLLRNGCPRDNTYYSYTSGQHYYAQFSFRAFKVLRTHAYVYLQCKVIICPDNDYNSRCRQGCRFRRKRSLDSTYHTNTVTLGPIKLKGGRRTFKAA, from the exons ATGGAAGCTCTGAATTTCCTTCTCTGTCTGCTTCTAACTGCCTATCAAG CAAACACTATTGGGTCATGgacaacag gtGACTGGCTGTATACTACTGAGGTTCCTTCAG AACCATGTGGTGACTATCTGACAGATTGGATGGGTGAATTTTTCAGCCCCCGGTACCCAAATAGCTACCCTGATAATGCACGATGCACATGGACCATTCATAGCACTGGGGGAACAACTGTGCTATTGACCTTCACTGATGTTTA TTTGGAAACATGTTGTGATTACATCAGAGTATATGATGGTCCTTCTACCCTCTACCCGTTACTGGACGAAATACGAGACTACAAGAACAAACGCTACAACTCCAGCAACAATGATCTGACGGTGCTTTTCTACAGTGATGGCAGTATATCAAGAAGAGGATTTCATGCAAACTGGGTCTTTGTAG ATTCCAATTCATGCAGGCATAACTGTGGACGCTCCCTTGGCTCTTGTTCCTGTGATGATTCCTGTCAGGACAATAGAAACTGCTGTTATGACTACGACA GCTACTGCTcagaaacaacagcaacaacatacTGGATTGATACAACAG CTCCTTCCTGCAGGTATAACTGTGGACACGACTTCGGCAGCTGCTCATGCACTCACGACTGTCAGTACTATGGCAACTGTTGCCCTGACTACGACA GCTACTGTTtcatgacaacaacaacaacacaagaaacaacaacaacacaagagacaacaacaacacaagaaacaacaacaacacaagagacaacaacaacacaagaaacaacaacaacaacacaagaaACAACAACTGAGTTTATAATAG TAGACGAAGGCTCCTGCGAGAATTATTGTGGTGAATTACTTCCCATCTGTGCATGTGACGACCTCTGTCAAAATTATAATGACTGTTGCCCTGATTACGACA ACTACTGCCTTATAACAACTGAACGGCCAACTACAACAG AATTCCCCTCCTGCATGAATAACTGTGGACACAACCTCGGCCGCTGCTCATGCAACTACAACTGTCATAACTATGGCATCTGTTGCCCTGACTATGACA GCTACTGCTtagaaacaacaacagaaacaacaacagaaacaacaacaacagaaacaacaacaacagaaacaacaacaacagaaacaacaacagcaacaacatacTGGATTGATACAACAG CTCCCTCCTGCAGGTATTCCTGTGGATACGACCTCGGCAGCTGCTCATGCAGCCACGACTGTCAGTACTATGGCAACAACTGTTGCCCAGATTATGAAA GCTTCTGCATAGCAACAATTCACCCGCCAGATGATCCAACAG CTCCCTCCTGCATGTATAACTGTGGGTACCACCTTGGGTACTGTTCATGCTCCAGGGCCTGTCTTTTTTTTGGTGACTGTTGCCATGACTACCAAA ACGCCTGCTTAAGAACAACAACACcaacaacaagaacaacaacaacaaagtcaGCAG CTCCTTCCTGCATGTGGAACTGTGGACATGACTTCGGCAGCTGCTCATGCACTCACGACTGTCAGTACTATGGCAACTGTTGCCCTGACTACGACA GCTACTGTTTCATGACGACAACAACAACAcaggaaacaacaacaacacaagagacaacaacaacacaagaaacaacaacaacacaagagacaacaacaacacaagaaacaacaacaacacaagaaacaacaacaacacaagaaacaacaacaacacaagagacaacaacaacacaagaaacaacaacaacacaagagacaacaacaacacaagaaACAACAACTGAGTTTATAATAG TAGACGAAGGCTCCTGCGAGAATTATTGTGGTGAATTTCTTCCCATCTGTGCATGTGACGACCTCTGTCAAAATTATAATGACTGTTGCCCTGATTACGACA ACTACTGCCTTATAACAACTGAACGGCCAACTACAACAG AATTCCCCTCCTGCATGAATAACTGTGGACACAACCTCGGCCGCTGCTCATGCAACTACAACTGTCATAACTATGGCATCTGTTGCCCTGACTACGACA GCTACTGCTtagaaacaacaacagaaacaacaacaacagaaacaacaacaacagaaacaacaacagcaacaacatacTGGATTGATACAACAG CTCCTTCCTGCATGTATAACTGTGGACACGACTTCGGCAGCTGCTCATGCACCTACGACTGTCATAACTATGGCAACTGTTGCCCTGACTACGACA ACTACTGCTTTATAACAACTGAACAGTCAACTACAACAG CTCCCTCCTGCAGGTATTCCTGTGGATATGACCTCGGCAGCTGCTCATGCAGCCACGACTGTCAGTACTATGGCAACAACTGTTGCCCTGATTATGAAA GCTTCTGCATAGCAACAATTCACCCGCCAGATGATCCAACAG CTCCCTCCTGCATGTATAACTGTGGGTACCACCTTGGGTACTGTTCATGCTCCAGGGCCTGTCTTTTTTTTGGTGACTGTTGCCATGACTACCAAA ACGTCTGCTTAAGAACAACAACACcaacaacaagaacaacaacaacaaagtcaGCAG GGCTGAACATCGAACCTGCCAGGGAGAACATCAATGCCAACAACACAAGAATGGGCCGCTTCAATGCCAGCATAGCCTTCTACACCTCCAGCAGTTTCTACCAACAAATCTATGACTCTCCATATGAAGTCAACCTGAACCAGCTTCTGTATGTTCAAGTCAAGCTAAACAGGCCTGACAACAGCCTGGATCTCTTTCTGGACACCTGTGTAGCGTCTCCAAATCCCAGTGACTTCAAAGACCGTTCCTTTGACCTGCTGCGTAACGG ATGTCCCAGAGACAACACTTATTATTCCTACACCAGCGGTCAGCACTATTATGCTCAGTTCAGTTTCCGGGCTTTCAAGGTTCTCCGGACTCACGCCTACGTGTACCTGCAGTGTAAAGTGATCATCTGCCCCGATAACGATTACAACTCTCGCTGCCGTCAAGGATGTCGCTTCCGTCGCAAGAGATCCCTCGACAGCACCTACCACACCAATACTGTGACGCTGGGGCCAATCAAACTCAAAG GAGGGAGACGCACTTTCAAGGCAGCGTGA